A genomic segment from Clostridium pasteurianum BC1 encodes:
- a CDS encoding response regulator transcription factor has translation MTLLNKDQVNILVVDDEESITLFIKMGLEAEGFIVHTASDGIEAISLARKLNPNVIILDVMMPGMNGYEVCSEIKKIIKTSIIMLTAKDEIDDRVKGLNLGADDYMVKPFSFKELLARINVRLRNRFPELNDVLHIGDFSVDNGAHEISFHNKILKLSPTEYNLLNYLLVNNGLVLSKAAILEKVWSNDFNGEENIVEVYIRYLRDKLEDKEHKIIRNVRGVGYKVVI, from the coding sequence ATGACTTTATTAAATAAAGATCAAGTAAACATTCTTGTTGTAGATGATGAGGAGAGTATAACCCTATTTATAAAAATGGGGCTGGAAGCTGAAGGCTTTATTGTACATACTGCATCTGATGGGATTGAGGCAATTTCGTTAGCGAGAAAATTAAATCCCAATGTAATAATATTAGATGTTATGATGCCGGGTATGAATGGCTATGAGGTATGCTCTGAAATAAAGAAAATTATAAAAACATCCATTATCATGCTTACTGCTAAGGATGAAATAGATGATCGAGTTAAAGGGTTAAATTTAGGGGCAGATGATTATATGGTAAAGCCCTTTAGTTTCAAGGAATTATTAGCAAGAATTAACGTTAGGCTTCGTAATAGATTTCCGGAGCTAAATGATGTGTTACATATAGGTGATTTTTCAGTGGATAATGGTGCTCATGAAATTTCTTTCCATAATAAAATTTTGAAATTATCTCCAACAGAATATAATTTACTTAATTATTTATTAGTTAATAATGGATTAGTATTGAGTAAAGCAGCAATACTTGAAAAAGTTTGGAGTAATGATTTCAATGGTGAAGAAAATATAGTAGAAGTGTATATTAGATACCTAAGAGATAAGCTTGAGGATAAGGAACATAAAATTATTCGCAATGTACGTGGTGTAGGTTATAAGGTGGTAATATAG
- a CDS encoding sensor histidine kinase gives MKRPKNILKTNSLKWQLLSRFFLILILLLIIIGILQYVTMKEYLYGGKEQVLDSRFHNLDEHKVQQIQTSVDVIKNSNNLMDKTIDSNMSGAIIDINGNIVVGASKGPSNIDTNDISKSKDLDRFQQTVPIPKLSQDDYKWLFKQSGTLEGYRLVKDENNNLQIVSFRKIGNLDFPSGLIQLSISAKPVEDILYRQFYIYIAVSILTLIVGGIFGITVFKYTLKPLYNMTNIVENISVGELNTRLPVDNKQLEIDKLASAFNTMLGKIETSFEKEQYIKEKMRQFISDASHELRTPLTSIHGFVEVLLRGAAKNEKQLDLALNSILIESERLNKLVNDLLLLTRLDQHAPVKMDKENISDIINEIYPQLKILSKERKIELQLKDNVLAHANRDQIKQVIYNLMQNAVRHTDEEKGIISIITDCEKDFVILKVKDNGTGISKENIAKIFDRFFRNESHRSRKYGGYGLGLSIVKSIIDDHYGKIQVNSKLGVGTTFSIYLKRVSQK, from the coding sequence ATGAAAAGGCCCAAAAATATACTAAAGACTAATAGCTTAAAATGGCAGCTATTATCTCGTTTTTTTCTAATATTAATATTGTTATTAATTATAATTGGAATTTTGCAATATGTAACCATGAAAGAATATTTATATGGAGGTAAAGAGCAGGTTTTAGACTCCAGATTTCATAATCTCGATGAACACAAAGTACAGCAAATTCAAACATCAGTAGATGTTATAAAAAATTCAAATAACCTTATGGATAAAACAATTGATTCAAATATGAGTGGTGCAATTATAGATATAAATGGAAATATTGTAGTAGGTGCTAGTAAAGGACCAAGCAACATAGATACTAATGATATAAGTAAATCTAAAGACTTAGATAGATTCCAACAAACTGTTCCTATTCCAAAGTTATCACAGGATGATTATAAATGGCTATTTAAGCAAAGTGGAACCCTAGAAGGGTATAGATTAGTTAAAGATGAAAATAATAATTTACAAATAGTATCCTTTCGTAAAATTGGAAATCTAGATTTCCCCTCAGGTTTGATACAATTAAGCATTTCGGCTAAACCTGTTGAGGATATACTTTATCGACAATTTTACATTTACATAGCAGTTTCAATTTTAACATTAATTGTAGGCGGAATATTTGGTATAACAGTATTTAAATATACATTAAAACCACTTTATAATATGACTAATATTGTAGAGAATATCAGTGTTGGAGAATTAAATACTCGTTTACCGGTGGATAATAAACAATTGGAAATTGATAAATTAGCAAGTGCTTTTAATACTATGCTTGGGAAAATAGAAACGTCCTTTGAAAAAGAACAATACATTAAAGAAAAGATGAGACAGTTTATTTCCGATGCTTCCCATGAATTAAGAACTCCACTTACATCCATTCATGGCTTTGTAGAAGTTTTATTAAGAGGAGCGGCAAAAAATGAGAAACAATTGGATTTAGCATTGAATAGTATTTTAATAGAAAGCGAAAGGCTTAATAAATTGGTTAATGATTTATTATTGTTGACTAGATTAGACCAACATGCTCCTGTAAAAATGGATAAAGAAAATATTAGTGATATTATAAATGAAATATATCCTCAGCTAAAAATACTTTCAAAAGAAAGAAAAATAGAATTACAGTTAAAGGACAATGTATTAGCTCATGCTAATAGAGATCAGATAAAGCAAGTTATTTATAATCTGATGCAAAATGCAGTAAGGCATACGGATGAGGAGAAGGGCATTATAAGTATTATTACAGATTGTGAAAAGGATTTTGTTATTCTAAAGGTTAAAGATAATGGAACGGGAATATCTAAAGAGAATATTGCTAAAATATTTGATAGATTTTTTCGTAATGAGTCCCATAGATCACGTAAATACGGCGGATATGGTTTAGGACTTTCCATAGTTAAATCTATAATAGATGATCATTATGGAAAAATTCAAGTCAACAGTAAATTAGGAGTAGGAACTACCTTTTCTATATATTTAAAGAGGGTGTCCCAAAAGTAA
- a CDS encoding FMN-binding protein, translated as MKKIPKIQIFRIFVQIAFLFLLPGLFALAFSQLGQIYSAIINGKFNLLQLFPNLVSMLTLFILTIVLSRFFCGWFCAFGTFNDFIYIISRKIFKTKFKIDKDVDAVLKYLKYVVLLFIVIFMWTIGSKAFQTFSPWDAFAQITNLPQVILNYPLGFIILILIALGAVFIERFFCRYLCPLGAVFSIISRISIFKINKPSDKCGKCRVCTNNCSMGIELYKLQNVRGGECINCLKCVEKCPRSNTKATICDENINPALASSVAIVAFVGIYSANNVAGKVISRNFPVTVSANTSSTMPQTKYNDGTYTGTGTGFSGGTTKISVTVKNGKIASVETISDEDTPDYYDRAYSSIPNEIISAQSTEVDAVSGATYSSHGIISSVQDALSKAVASNTNNTNVPASNNSSSDSSTTKSAENNNSTLNSNTSAASNTTPGVSSATPSASSAAAQRKYKDGTYTGTGNGFNGETKISVAIKNGKIVNIQTVSENDQYYRMAYSSIKDEIISAQSPQVDAVSGATYSSKGIITAVENALNQAKA; from the coding sequence ATGAAAAAAATACCTAAAATACAAATATTTAGAATTTTTGTTCAAATTGCATTTTTATTTTTACTCCCCGGTCTTTTTGCTTTAGCTTTCAGTCAACTAGGTCAAATATATTCTGCGATCATTAATGGAAAATTTAATCTTCTTCAGTTATTTCCTAATTTGGTGTCAATGTTAACACTTTTCATTTTAACCATAGTATTGAGCAGATTTTTCTGCGGTTGGTTTTGTGCCTTTGGAACTTTTAATGATTTTATATATATTATATCAAGGAAAATATTTAAAACCAAATTTAAAATTGATAAAGATGTAGATGCTGTATTAAAATATTTAAAATATGTAGTTTTATTGTTTATAGTAATTTTCATGTGGACAATTGGCAGCAAAGCCTTCCAAACTTTTAGTCCCTGGGATGCCTTTGCACAAATAACTAATTTACCGCAAGTTATCTTAAATTATCCACTAGGCTTTATTATATTGATATTAATAGCCTTGGGAGCTGTATTTATCGAAAGATTTTTCTGTAGATATCTATGTCCTTTAGGAGCTGTATTTTCAATAATATCTAGGATTAGTATATTTAAAATAAATAAACCTTCTGATAAATGTGGTAAGTGTAGAGTATGTACTAACAATTGTTCAATGGGAATAGAGTTATATAAACTTCAAAATGTAAGGGGCGGAGAATGCATAAATTGTTTAAAATGTGTAGAAAAATGTCCTAGAAGTAATACTAAAGCCACCATTTGTGATGAAAACATTAATCCAGCATTAGCTAGTTCAGTTGCCATAGTTGCTTTTGTAGGAATATATTCCGCTAATAATGTGGCTGGTAAAGTGATAAGTCGTAATTTTCCAGTTACTGTATCAGCTAATACAAGCAGCACTATGCCACAAACAAAATATAATGATGGAACTTATACTGGTACCGGTACTGGCTTTAGCGGTGGTACAACTAAAATTTCAGTTACAGTAAAAAATGGTAAAATTGCTAGTGTTGAAACAATATCAGATGAAGATACGCCAGACTATTATGATAGAGCCTACAGCTCAATACCAAACGAAATAATTTCAGCCCAATCTACTGAAGTAGATGCTGTTTCAGGTGCTACATATAGCAGCCATGGGATTATTTCTTCAGTACAGGATGCACTTAGTAAAGCAGTAGCAAGTAATACTAATAATACTAACGTACCAGCAAGCAATAATTCTTCTTCAGATAGTAGTACTACTAAATCAGCTGAAAATAATAATTCAACACTAAATAGTAATACATCTGCTGCAAGCAATACAACACCTGGTGTAAGCAGCGCAACACCTAGTGCAAGCAGTGCAGCTGCTCAACGTAAATATAAAGACGGAACATATACCGGAACAGGTAATGGCTTTAACGGTGAAACTAAAATTTCAGTTGCGATAAAAAATGGTAAAATTGTTAATATACAAACAGTATCAGAAAATGATCAATATTATAGAATGGCTTACAGCTCAATAAAAGATGAAATAATTTCGGCTCAATCTCCTCAAGTAGATGCAGTTTCAGGTGCTACCTATAGTAGTAAAGGAATTATCACAGCAGTAGAAAATGCGTTAAATCAAGCTAAAGCATAG
- a CDS encoding MGDG synthase family glycosyltransferase translates to MTKNILIISSNYTGNGHKSISEALCEQFALHSNVKVTVIDGFSLGGDSLLKIGKSYGTITRTAKGLWQLIWDLSSIKPSIINEIIELTITDKFMELFKSVKPDLILSLHPNFNGSIINIMEKNKIKIPFITFIADLVSIYPLWADKRADYIISPTIEAMEKCIQFGVPETKIKVLGFPVRSKFYNSPDIINQYGTYNKPLTFLLLSGGDGVGNMNKISHILLSNFNCNLNIVTGRNSLLKKRLEKSLLEKYADKVHIYGFVDNIEELMVDSDVAFTRGSPNVMMEAIACNLPMIITGALPGQEERNPQYIKKYNIGAVCTNVRKLKTTIDNLLSHDASELIKIKECQKNYSDPNIAKNIVDFIIQV, encoded by the coding sequence ATGACTAAAAACATATTAATTATTTCTTCCAATTATACAGGCAATGGTCACAAAAGTATATCAGAGGCTCTATGCGAACAATTCGCTCTGCATTCTAATGTAAAAGTAACTGTAATAGATGGCTTTTCCTTAGGTGGTGATTCTCTCCTTAAAATTGGTAAATCCTATGGTACAATTACAAGAACTGCCAAAGGTTTATGGCAATTAATCTGGGATTTATCATCAATTAAACCATCTATAATAAATGAAATAATTGAATTGACCATAACTGATAAATTCATGGAATTATTTAAAAGCGTAAAACCAGATTTAATATTATCACTACATCCTAATTTCAATGGCTCTATAATAAATATTATGGAGAAAAACAAAATAAAAATTCCTTTTATCACTTTTATTGCTGATCTAGTGAGTATTTATCCACTTTGGGCAGATAAAAGAGCTGATTATATAATTAGTCCAACCATTGAAGCCATGGAAAAATGCATACAATTTGGAGTTCCAGAAACAAAGATTAAAGTTTTAGGTTTTCCTGTACGCTCAAAATTTTATAACAGCCCCGATATTATAAACCAATATGGCACCTATAATAAGCCTTTAACTTTCCTATTGCTTAGCGGAGGCGATGGTGTTGGTAATATGAATAAGATTTCACATATTCTCCTTAGTAACTTTAATTGCAATTTAAATATAGTTACAGGCCGTAATTCACTATTGAAAAAGAGACTTGAAAAATCTTTACTTGAAAAATATGCTGATAAAGTTCATATTTATGGTTTCGTAGATAATATTGAAGAACTTATGGTAGACTCTGATGTAGCCTTCACCAGAGGTAGCCCAAATGTAATGATGGAAGCTATTGCCTGTAATTTACCTATGATCATAACTGGAGCTTTACCCGGCCAAGAGGAAAGAAATCCCCAGTATATTAAAAAATATAATATAGGAGCAGTCTGCACCAATGTGAGAAAGCTAAAAACCACCATTGATAACTTACTTTCCCATGATGCTTCTGAATTAATAAAAATTAAAGAATGTCAAAAAAATTATAGTGATCCCAATATTGCGAAAAATATAGTTGATTTTATAATTCAAGTGTAG